Below is a window of Brachyspira pilosicoli DNA.
TTAATTATCACGCACGGTGAGTAAAATTTAGAATATATGTTTATTAAAAATTATAATTTACATTATATAAAAAATATATTTACCGTGCGTTAATAAAAATACACTAATCTAATAAACGCTTGGGCGGGTGTGCTTTTATTAAATGAGCATTAAAAATAAATAAAATAATAATTGCAAATTAATGCAAAAAATTTTAAATGGCGGGAAATTAAAATAAAATTTTTTATATGATTCAAAATACAATTTCACTAAATTTTTTTATAACTATAATTCTAAAAAAAGAACTATATATAGCTTTTAATATTTTAAATTTAAATATTTTTATATAAATTAATAGATAAAAATCAAAATATTGTTTATAATATTAATGTGGGTTTGTATTATGAAAGAAATTATATTCAATATAATATTAGTTTCTATAACTTTTCTTATTGTATATAAATGTTATAAAACTAGTACAACTATAGTATTGTATACTGTAAAGACAAAATATAAATTTTACAAGATTCTTCACAAATACTATAATATATTTTTTATAATTTTATTTATTATATCCTTATTTTCTTTTGCTTTTATATATTTTCATCATACCAACAACGTAGAAAAAAGATTTGATAAAGCTCTTAAATCATACGAGCAAAGCCTATCAAATATATTTAATAATTTATCAATAGAAACAAATAATTATACAAATGAAAGCATAGCATCTAATACATCTTCATTATGCACAAAGGACAGAATATCAATAAATAATAACAATATTATAAATATGAGTGAAGAAGATAGTTTTGATGAATTAGAAAGATCTTTTGAAATAGGTTTAGATTTATTAAAGGCATCACTTTCAGAAATAATGAAAAACTCAAATGATGTTCTCACGTTCTGGTTTGCTTTTCTATCAGTGATAATGGTTGTATTTACTTTTGCAGGAATTTTAATTAATAATAATGTTTTGGAACAATCAAAAACTCAATTAAAACTTATAGAGAAAGAGGCAAGAGAATCATTAAAAAATATAAAAGAAGAAAGTAAAATAGAAACGAAAAAATTAATAGATGAGAATAAGAAAAATATACAAATATCAAATTTATTTAATTTAGGTATTCAAGCTATCAATAATAAAGATTATAAATTATCTGAAAAATATTTTTCAGATATTATTAATTTAGATAATAGTAATTCAGCAGCTTACAATAATAGAGGTATTTCTAAATACTATCAGAATCAATATGATAAATCTATAGAAGATTATAATGAGGCTATAAGATTAAATCCTAATTATTCAACTGCTTATAATAATAGAGGTATTTCTAAAAATTCTAAGGGTAAATATGATGAAGCTATAGAAGATTATAATGAGGCTATAAGATTAAATCCTAATTACTCAGAAGCTTATAATAATAGAGGTGTTTCTAAACATTATCAAGGTAAATATGATGAAGCTATAGAAGATTATAATGAGGCTATAAGATTAAATCCTAATTATTCAAAAGCTTATTTTAATAGATATAAAGTTAAATCATTATTATTAGCAAAAATAGTTGATGAAAATTCAGAAGAATACAAAAAATCTTTTGATGATGCTTATAATGATTTAGATACGGCATTCAATTTAGCTAATAAACAATTGAAAGAAACAATAAAAAATCATGTTATTGATAAAGCTAAATCAGATGATAAAATCGCAGAAAAATTCTGTAAAGAAAAAGACTGGAATATAAATTAAAAAATTTAATTACATTCCCCACCCTCTATGTTTTTTGCTTTTATCAGAACTTCTTAGCTTTGTATTTTCTTATTATCTAATAAGAAATTATAACGCCCACCCAAGTTTTGTTTAATAAAAAAATTATTGACCGCACGCAGAGTGTATTGAAAATATACGCTTATTTCAAATTGTAATTTCAACTATATACAAAAATGCATTCACCGTGCGTTCATAAATTTCATATTAATGAATTTTTGCTCTAATTAAATAACAATTATTTTTATTGTATCTCGTTTATAACCACATCTGCAGAAATACCATATTTACCTTTTAGAGCTTCGTATGCATCTTTTGAGCCTTTAGGTACATTTATAGTTTTTAAAGGAGTATCTTTAAAAATATCATTTCCATTCATTGAAGGAGGATTAGCTGACAAAAATGTTATGCTTGTTAATAACGGGCATGTATAAAAAGCTGAATCC
It encodes the following:
- a CDS encoding tetratricopeptide repeat protein: MKEIIFNIILVSITFLIVYKCYKTSTTIVLYTVKTKYKFYKILHKYYNIFFIILFIISLFSFAFIYFHHTNNVEKRFDKALKSYEQSLSNIFNNLSIETNNYTNESIASNTSSLCTKDRISINNNNIINMSEEDSFDELERSFEIGLDLLKASLSEIMKNSNDVLTFWFAFLSVIMVVFTFAGILINNNVLEQSKTQLKLIEKEARESLKNIKEESKIETKKLIDENKKNIQISNLFNLGIQAINNKDYKLSEKYFSDIINLDNSNSAAYNNRGISKYYQNQYDKSIEDYNEAIRLNPNYSTAYNNRGISKNSKGKYDEAIEDYNEAIRLNPNYSEAYNNRGVSKHYQGKYDEAIEDYNEAIRLNPNYSKAYFNRYKVKSLLLAKIVDENSEEYKKSFDDAYNDLDTAFNLANKQLKETIKNHVIDKAKSDDKIAEKFCKEKDWNIN